AATGAAATAACAGATTGTACTGTAAGAAAGCGTTTAAAATTGTAAGAAATAGTATCAGATAAGGGAATGGATTGGTTTATCAGGAATCTTTATGATAAACTTAAAACCGTCTACAAGTTTAATGGAATTACTGTAGAACTTTTTAACTTCTTTAAATGCCAGAAAAATATTCTCTTTATAGTTCCGGTATGAATGACTCCATGTATTTGATAGGGCAACAAGTTTTATGTTGGCGGGGAAAGATATATGAAGATGGGTGTTGTTAAAGAAACAAAGATTATATTGGGAATCTTTGTCATAGAATACATAAGTTTCCTTTTGATAGACAGCCAATTTACTGATAGCTGTCGAATGATTTTCTGTTTCAGCACACAAATGAATTGAAACATCAGCTAAGTAGGGCTGCAGGTAGTTATTAATATCTGTACGGTATGATAACTCAGGTTTTATCATCTTAACAGATATAAACTTAGTGTTTATTTTTCCTACAGCCGCCAAAAGCAACAAAAGAGTAATCTTGTGGCCGTAGGAAAGAAAGTAATTTCTATCCAATTATGTTGTGTTTTTTTCGATACAAATATAGTATTTTTTCAATCAAAACAATATTTTATTAATAAAAATTCACATAAAATAAACAAAGTATTGAATTAACGTAAAATATTATGTTAATTTTTAAAAAATAATCAATCATAATAAAATATACACAAACAAGAGGTAACAATATTAAAATACAATTATGAAATAAGACATGGATTTACAAAGACTTACATACAAAAAAAGCCCGGGCAAATGCCCGGGCTTCTATATTTATAATAAAATTGAAATTATTTCAATTCTACTTCAGCACCAGCTTCTTCTAATTGCTTCTTAAGAGCTTCAGCTTCGTCTTTAGAAACACCTTGCTTGATTGGAGCAGGAGCACCATCTACGATATCTTTAGCTTCTTTAAGACCAGCACCAGTTAAATCTTTTACTAATTTAACGATAGCTAATTTAGAAGCACCTGCAGACTTAAGAATTACGTCGAATTCAGTCTTTTCTTCAGCAGCTTCACCTGCACCACCTGCAGCAACTACTACAGCAGCAGCAGCTGGCTCAATTCCGTACTCATCCTTAAGGATAGCAGCTAATTCGTTTACGTCTTTTACAGTTAGGTTTACTAGCGTTTCAGCTAAATTTTTTAAATCTGACATTGTTGTAATGTTTTTGTTGATTATTTATTTAATTTTTTGAGAGTAATTATTCAGCAGCTGGCGTTTCGTCAGTGCTTTCTGCAGCAGGAGCTTCTGGAGCTTCAGCAGCAGGAGTTTCTTCTACCACAGGAGCAGCAGCTTCTTCAGCTTGAGCTTCTACAGTTTCAGATTTGTTTTGAAGAGCAGAAACAACTCTTTGAATTGGAGACTGAAGTAATCCGATGATTTCACCGATCATTTCTTCTCTAGACTTGATGCTTACTAGAGTATCAAGGTTGTTGTCACCAACATAGAAAGTTTCTTGTACGAAAGCAGACTTCAAAGCCGGCTTCTCGTCTTTCTTTCTAAAATCTTTGATTAATTTTGCAGGAGCGTTAGCTGTCTCAGCAATCATTAAAGCAGAGTTACCTTTGAAAGTTTCAAACATTTCAGAGTAATCTACTCCTTCAATCTGCTCCATTGCTTTTTGTAAAAGTGTATTTTTCACCACTTTCACTTTGATATTTTGCTTGAAAGCCTGTCTTCTGAAATCTGAAGATTTAGCAGCGTTCAAACCATTTAGATCTGCTACGTATACTACTTTTGCATCCTGAAGCAAGTCTTTGATCTCTTGTATTGCTACAACTTTTTGGTCTTTTGTCATTGTCTTAGGATTAAATATTAGTTAACAGATTTTGTATCAATTGCAATACCTGGGCTCATTGTAGAAGACAAATAAATGCTTTTTACATAAGTTCCTTTAGCAGCAGTTGGCTTCATTTTGATCAATGTAGAGATCAATTCCTGCGCATTTTCTTTGATCTTAGCAGCATCGAAAGATACTTTACCAATACCAGCGTGGATGATACCATACTTGTCTACTTTGAAATCAATTTTACCTGCTTTCACTTCAGTTACTGCTTTACCAATTTCCATTGTTACAGTTCCTGATTTAGGGTTTGGCATTAAACCTCTTGGACCTAATACTCTACCTAATGGACCTAATTTACCCATTACAGCTGGCATAGTAACGATAACGTCAACATCTGTCCAACCTTCTTTGATTTTT
This region of Chryseobacterium culicis genomic DNA includes:
- the rplA gene encoding 50S ribosomal protein L1, whose product is MAKLTKKQKEALSKVEKGRIYNLEEGSALVKEVNTTKFDASVDIAVRLGVDPRKANQMVRGVVSLPHGTGKDVKVLALVTPDKEAEAKAAGADYVGLDEYLQKIKEGWTDVDVIVTMPAVMGKLGPLGRVLGPRGLMPNPKSGTVTMEIGKAVTEVKAGKIDFKVDKYGIIHAGIGKVSFDAAKIKENAQELISTLIKMKPTAAKGTYVKSIYLSSTMSPGIAIDTKSVN
- the rplL gene encoding 50S ribosomal protein L7/L12 — encoded protein: MSDLKNLAETLVNLTVKDVNELAAILKDEYGIEPAAAAVVVAAGGAGEAAEEKTEFDVILKSAGASKLAIVKLVKDLTGAGLKEAKDIVDGAPAPIKQGVSKDEAEALKKQLEEAGAEVELK
- the rplJ gene encoding 50S ribosomal protein L10, yielding MTKDQKVVAIQEIKDLLQDAKVVYVADLNGLNAAKSSDFRRQAFKQNIKVKVVKNTLLQKAMEQIEGVDYSEMFETFKGNSALMIAETANAPAKLIKDFRKKDEKPALKSAFVQETFYVGDNNLDTLVSIKSREEMIGEIIGLLQSPIQRVVSALQNKSETVEAQAEEAAAPVVEETPAAEAPEAPAAESTDETPAAE